A region from the Aegilops tauschii subsp. strangulata cultivar AL8/78 chromosome 5, Aet v6.0, whole genome shotgun sequence genome encodes:
- the LOC109768854 gene encoding rab GTPase-activating protein 22: protein MLRRHKGRESAASSSDSTFYQLRPECAHNVPDTKFKIKIGKTLSVRKWHAAFTHHGSLHIASVLNRIQSGGVHPAIRGEVWEFLLGCFDPESTFDDRDHIRQARRIQYARWKEQCKHMDPHVGSGKIITAPIITEDGVPIKDPLVLLEAATPDQQASPITTKNGDEANQSSANRLTDKQTIEWKLTLHQIGLDVLRTDRSMVFYEKKENLSKLWDILAVYAWIDKEVGYCQGMSDLCSPMIVLLNDEADAFWCFERLMRRLRGNFRCTQQSVGVENQLQHLASIIQVLDPKLHDHLETLGGGDYLFAFRMFMVLFRRELSFGDSLYLWEMMWALEYDPDMFSTYEESGPATDRSAQGYKPRVKSTRQFGKYERANMKSATNGVDGPVPISVFLVASVLKENSQKLLQEARGLDDIIRILNNVNGNLDAKKACAGALKLHAKYLRKMQGKKA from the exons ATGCTGCGGCGGCACAAGGGAAGGGAATCGGCGGCGTCGTCGTCGGATTCCACCTTCTACCAGCTGCGCCCCGAGTGCGCCCACAACGTCCCCGACACCAAGTTCAAGATCAAG ATTGGCAAGACGCTGAGCGTACGCAAATGGCACGCCGCCTTCACGCACCACGGATCCCTCCACATCGCCTCTGTTCTAAACCGGATTCAGAGCGGG gGTGTGCACCCCGCAATCAGGGGAGAGGTCTGGGAGTTCCTGCTCGGCTGCTTCGATCCCGAGAGCACATTCGATGACCGCGACCACATCAGGCAAGCAAGAAG gATACAGTATGCTAGATGGAAGGAACAATGCAAACACATGGATCCTCACGTCGGCAGCGGCAAAATCATCACCGCCCCCATCATAACTGAGGATGGCGTGCCTATCAAGGACCCTTTGGTTTTACTTGAAGCCGCCACTCCAGACCAGCAAGCTAGTCCGATCACCACCAAGAATGGAGATGAGGCCAACCAGTCGTCTGCAAACCGCCTGACGGATAAACAGACTATCGAATGGAAGCTTACGCTGCACCAAATCG GTCTTGATGTTCTTCGCACTGACCGCTCCATGGTCTTCTACGAGAAGAAAGAAAATCTATCCAAGTTATGGGATATTCTAGCTGTCTACGCGTGGATCGACAAAGAAGTTGGGTATTGCCAAG GAATGAGTGATTTATGCTCACCGATGATAGTGCTACTCAATGATGAAGCAGACGCGTTTTGGTGCTTTGAGAGACTCATGCGTAGACTG CGGGGGAATTTCAGATGCACACAGCAATCCGTTGGGGTTGAAAACCAGCTTCAGCACCTTGCCTCTATCATTCAGGTGCTGGACCCAAAGTTACATGACCACCTCG AAACACTTGGCGGAGGCGACTATCTCTTTGCGTTCCGCATGTTCATGGTATTGTTTCGCCGTGAACTGTCATTTGGGGACTCCTTGTACCTTTGGGAG ATGATGTGGGCTCTAGAATATGACCCTGACATGTTCTCCACATATGAAGAGAGCGGGCCTGCAACTGACAGAAGTGCTCAAGGATATAAACCAAGAGTAAAATCAACCCGTCAGTTTGGCAAGTACGAGAGGGCGAATATGAAGAGTGCTACTAACGGTGTTGATGGGCCTGTCCCTATTTCTGTTTTCCTGGTTGCTAGTGTATTGAAAGAGAACAGTCAGAAGCTGTTGCAAGAAGCCCGGGGATTAGATGACATTATTAGG ATATTGAACAATGTTAATGGGAACTTGGATGCAAAGAAGGCTTGCGCTGGTGCACTGAAACTTCACGCCAAGTACCTTAGAAAG ATGCAGGGAAAGAAAGCCTAA